A stretch of DNA from Acropora palmata chromosome 12, jaAcrPala1.3, whole genome shotgun sequence:
GCGTGTGGCCTTTGTTTTTACTGGTAAATGAACTTCCCCCATTAATGAGGTAAAGCCAAGCGTAATTACCAGTATAATGTCAATCTCAGATAAGCTTAGTGAGAATGTTAATCTCTGCCCACAGGATGTATGGTGAgatgtaaatttttcattgaCAAATGATCACAAATcttgtttacatttttaaacTCTACAATTCTCTTTTTTGTGATAATTTAGctaatttcattttctctttactcaggacaaaaaacaaatacagaGTCTTTCGTGGCCTATGGTTTGGAGAGGACAAACCCTTTTTTTCAACATTCTTTAAACCATTTGTGGACACtttaaagaaaactgaagTTCATGGTGAGTTAACTCCATACACTGAAGGTTTTGCTCACTGGTAGTGGAGTacagtgtttttttaattaaatttgagTGTTTGCTGTACATATATATAAGTTTAAAACTGTGACTTTTCTTGTTCATATTTGTTCCAGGGATTGATGTAGTGCTTCCTTGTGGAACAAAAGCAAAGTCCAAAGTTGTAGCCCTTTCCAGTCACTTTGACCTTCCTGCTTGTGCTGGATCCTTGGAACAGGTCACGTGTACTGGCCATGATAGCTGTTCATTTTGCTATGAACATGGTGAAGTAATCAAGACTAGTGCAAGAGGTCATGTCATGACTTTTCCATTTCGTGACACTCCTTCTGGTCATGTTGATTTGCGCACTGCAGAGCAAGTTAAAGCTCACTCATTTGATGcccttgaaagaaatgcaactGTGAGTTTCATTTAAGTGTTTGTCCTTTTACCTTTGAAAACACTTGAGGTGACGATTTTGAGGCTCTTGTATCCACAacactttgacaatgttatgatgCAATTAGGCCAAAAAGCTGAAGATGTCAATTTGTTGCAAATGCAGTTGATTTCTTAGAAACTGCCTTGGTGCAGCTGTTGAATTATTTATATCAAGAAAAGTTTTAGAAAAATGTggaatttattattattattattattattattattattattattattattattattatggcagttgTACACATCTGGATgccagattaaaaaaaaaaaaaaaaaagaaaacaccacaaCAACAGCTAGGCGGATAACCGTAGCTAGCTCcgtgtataaatttacaaaagatatactatttaaaatattatacatgaatctacttaaaattctctaaatagttaaaaaaaaaagagtcataaaatagacaaataaacaaataactaaAAGTTCCTAGTATTGCGAGTCTATTGTTTAGctcaaaaccttgaaagatCTCACAATATTCAAGCTACTACTCAGCACCGACTTCTGCATCCTTCTCAGGCATTCTCTGCTTCGTTCCGCTCCTAGCAAATCCCTAACACTGCTGTACAGTTCCTTGGAGTAGCCCCCCAGAACATCGATTATAATGTTCACTTTGTTGATCCTGTACCCTGGGTATTGCTGTTTCAGCTCCAGACGTAATGGGGCGTACTTGagagttttcttcttctctttttgctcTCTATTCTCGACCCAGGGACAGCTCATCTCCAGGAGGGTGACGGTCTGGTTTTCCTTGTCCACAATTCTCGCGTCTACTCGGTTCGCGTGCACTTCTATCTGATCCGCGTAAACCGGCACATCCCAATACACTGTCGCTTGTTCGTTCTCACAGGAGGGCTTTGGCTGTGTTGGGGAGTACCATGGGGGTATCACTTCGATTAGTTGGTAGCTTTTCAGCAACtcaaaaaagagtattttaaGTGCTGCGTTGTGTCGTGACAAATACTTTGTTTGTGCCAGAACGCTAAACCCTGATAGGACATGGGCGACAGACTCCTGGGCCTTTCCACACAACCTGCATCTCGCATCGGGGTCATTGGTTgtcttggttttccttgagTTATACAGCTTGGTTGGAAGTAGCTGCTCGTATAGCTCCATTATCCCAGCTATCGTGTGCGTCGGTGCCACCCGCCATTCTGTCATCTAGGAAAAGCACTCACCGTCAAGTTTTTTGTCCTCCCAACGAACCGTCATCAGCTTTCCCTgccacttcttttctttagtatCCTCAAAGCGCTTACTCTGTACTGCTTTCTTTGCCCACACTC
This window harbors:
- the LOC141860531 gene encoding uncharacterized protein LOC141860531 isoform X2, producing MITNLVYIFKLYNSLFCDNLANFIFSLLRTKNKYRVFRGLWFGEDKPFFSTFFKPFVDTLKKTEVHGIDVVLPCGTKAKSKVVALSSHFDLPACAGSLEQVTCTGHDSCSFCYEHGEVIKTSARGVWIQGSKPLVRTT
- the LOC141860531 gene encoding uncharacterized protein LOC141860531 isoform X1, translated to MITNLVYIFKLYNSLFCDNLANFIFSLLRTKNKYRVFRGLWFGEDKPFFSTFFKPFVDTLKKTEVHGIDVVLPCGTKAKSKVVALSSHFDLPACAGSLEQVTCTGHDSCSFCYEHGEVIKTSARGHVMTFPFRDTPSGHVDLRTAEQVKAHSFDALERNATVSFI